The following coding sequences are from one Streptomyces sp. NBC_00536 window:
- a CDS encoding UDP-N-acetylmuramate dehydrogenase produces the protein MQELHDAPLAPLTTFRLGGPATRLVTATTDAEVTAAVRAADESGTPLLLIGGGSNLVIGDRGFDGTALRIATTGFTLDGTTLELAAGENWSEAVARTVEAGLAGIECLAGIPGSAGATPVQNVGAYGQEVSSTITEVVAYDRTLGETVTLSNAECAFSYRHSTFKEHPERYVVLRVRFALEEAGGLSAPIKYPETARALGVEAGDRVPAATARETVLRLRASKGMVLDPADHDTWSAGSFFTNPVLTEAAYADFLARVHDRLGPDTVPPAYPAADGGTKTSAAWLIDKAGFTKGYGTGPARISTKHTLALTNRGEATTEDLLALAREVVAGVHAAFGVTLVNEPVTVGVSI, from the coding sequence GTGCAGGAACTCCACGATGCCCCCCTCGCCCCGCTGACCACCTTCCGCCTCGGCGGCCCGGCGACCCGGCTGGTCACCGCGACCACCGACGCCGAGGTCACCGCCGCCGTGCGCGCGGCCGACGAGAGCGGTACGCCGCTGCTGCTCATCGGCGGCGGCAGCAACCTGGTCATCGGCGACCGCGGCTTCGACGGCACCGCCCTGCGCATCGCGACCACCGGCTTCACCCTCGACGGCACCACCCTCGAACTCGCCGCCGGGGAGAACTGGAGCGAGGCCGTCGCCCGCACCGTCGAAGCGGGCCTCGCGGGCATCGAGTGCCTCGCCGGAATCCCCGGCTCCGCGGGCGCCACCCCGGTCCAGAACGTCGGGGCGTACGGCCAGGAGGTCTCCAGCACCATCACCGAGGTCGTCGCCTACGACCGTACGCTCGGCGAAACGGTCACCCTCTCCAACGCCGAGTGCGCGTTCTCGTACCGCCACAGCACCTTCAAGGAGCACCCGGAGCGCTACGTCGTCCTGCGCGTCCGCTTCGCCCTGGAGGAGGCCGGCGGGCTCTCCGCGCCGATCAAGTACCCCGAGACCGCCCGCGCCCTCGGCGTCGAGGCGGGCGACCGGGTCCCGGCCGCCACCGCCCGCGAGACCGTCCTGCGGCTGCGCGCGAGCAAGGGCATGGTGCTCGACCCCGCCGACCACGACACCTGGTCGGCCGGCTCCTTCTTCACCAACCCGGTCCTGACCGAAGCGGCCTACGCCGACTTCCTCGCCCGCGTCCACGACCGGCTCGGCCCGGACACCGTGCCGCCGGCCTACCCGGCCGCCGACGGAGGTACGAAGACCAGCGCCGCCTGGCTGATCGACAAGGCGGGCTTCACCAAGGGCTACGGCACCGGCCCCGCCCGGATCTCCACCAAGCACACCCTCGCGCTCACCAACCGCGGCGAGGCCACCACCGAGGACCTCCTCGCCCTGGCCCGCGAGGTCGTCGCGGGCGTCCACGCGGCCTTCGGCGTCACCCTGGTCAACGAACCGGTGACGGTCGGCGTCAGCATCTGA